One Pyrus communis chromosome 4, drPyrComm1.1, whole genome shotgun sequence genomic region harbors:
- the LOC137730898 gene encoding putative clathrin assembly protein At2g01600: MGTLQTWRKAYGALKDSTKVGLAHVNSDYADLDVAIVKATNHVECPPKERHLRKILIATSSIRPRADVAYCIHALSRRLSKTHNWTVALKTLIVIHRTLREGDPTFREELLSFSQRGRILQLSNFKDDSSPIAWDCSAWVRTYALFLEERLECFKVLRYDIEAERLPRPAQGQEKGYSRTRELDSEELLEQLPALQQLLYRLIGCRPEGAASSNYVIQYALALVLKESFKIYCSINDGIINLVDKFFEMPRHEAVTALDVYKRAGQQAAGLSDFYDVCKGLELARNFQYPFLREPPQSFLVTMEEYIREAPRAVTVPNETLLLTYRPEEPSEDTKLSGDESEPPALDIVPVSNVETEAPLSPPPPPPPPQSSMTTGDLLGLDYSAADVSAIEDRNALALAIITSEADAAPTFNSSAAQTNGFDPTGWELALVTTPSTDISAPNERQLAGGLDSLTLNSLYDEGAYRASQQPVYGSPAPNPFEVQDPFAFSNHVAPPPGVQMAAMSQQQSNPFGHFQPTYQQPQPNVMMGATNPFGDTTGFGTFPANPAPHSQTSNPFGSTGLL, from the exons ATGGGGACGCTTCAGACGTGGAGGAAAGCCTACGGCGCTCTCAAAGACTCCACCAAAGTGGGCCTTGCCCACGTCAACAGCGATTACGCG GATTTGGATGTTGCGATAGTGAAAGCCACCAACCACGTCGAGTGCCCGCCCAAAGAGAGACACCTCAGAA AGATTCTGATTGCCACATCGTCAATTCGGCCACGGGCGGATGTTGCTTATTGCATTCATGCTCTTTCGAGAAGATTAAGCAAGACCCATAATTGGACG GTAGCTTTGAAGACATTGATAGTTATCCATAGGACCTTGAGGGAGGGTGATCCTACTTTCAGAGAAGAACTTCTAAGTTTCTCTCAGAGAGGACGAATTCTCCAGCTTTCTAATTTCAAAGACGATTCCAGCCCCATTG CTTGGGATTGCTCTGCATGGGTGCGTACTTATGCATTGTTTTTGGAGGAACGACTTGAATGCTTTAAGGTtctgaggtatgacattgaagcTGAACGTCTTCCAAGGCCTGCCCAGGGGCAGGAGAAG GGATATAGTAGAACCCGAGAACTGGATAGTGAAGAGCTGTTGGAGCAGTTGCCTGCCTTACAGCAGCTTCTGTATCGTCTTATTGGTTGCCGG CCAGAAGGAGCAGCTTCCAGCAATTATGTTATACAGTATGCTCTGGCCCTG GTATTGAAAGAGAGCTTTAAAATTTATTGTTCCATCAATGATGGGATCATAAATCTTGTTGATAAG TTTTTTGAGATGCCAAGACATGAAGCTGTCACAGCCCTTGATGTTTATAAACGAGCTGGTCAGCAG GCTGCAGGTCTCTCTGATTTTTATGACGTTTGCAAAGGATTGGAACTTGCTAGGAACTTCCAGTATCCGTTCTTGAGAGAG CCTCCGCAATCCTTCCTCGTAACAATGGAAGAGTATATAAGAGAGGCACCACGGGCTGTGACTGTTCCAAATGAGACATTG CTTTTGACATATAGACCAGAAGAACCTTCGGAAGATACAAAATTGTCTGGTGATGAATCCGAGCCACCAGCTTTAGACATTGTGCCTGTGTCTAATGTTGAGACAGAAGCTCCTCTGTCgccaccacctccacctccacctcctcaAAGTAGCATGACCACTGGAGATTTACTG GGATTGGATTATAGTGCAGCTGATGTATCTGCGATTGAGGACAGAAATGCTTTAGCTCTAGCTATAATTACATCTGAAGCTG ATGCAGCTCCAACATTCAATTCTAGTGCAGCCCAAACAAATGGTTTTGATCCTACTGGATGGGAACTTGCCTTGGTCACCACTCCAAGTACCGACATTTCAGCACCGAATGAGAGACAATTG GCTGGTGGGTTAGACTCACTCACTCTGAACAGCTTGTACGATGAAGGAGCATATAGGGCATCTCAGCAACCTGTTTATGGATCTCCAGCTCCAAATCCGTTTGAGGTCCAAGACCCATTTGCTTTTTCAAACCATGTTGCTCCCCCTCCCGGAGTTCAAATGGCGGCAATGTCTCAACAGCAGTCCAACCCCTTTGGTCATTTCCAACCAACCTACCAGCAGCCACAGCCGAATGTGATGATGGGCGCAACAAATCCCTTCGGTGATACTACTGGGTTTGGGACATTTCCTGCAAACCCTGCTCCTCACTCGCAAACTAGCAATCCATTTGGAAGCACTGGCCTTCTGTGA
- the LOC137731057 gene encoding uncharacterized protein isoform X1: MLASAAQPSLTVKQPCLLQSSLSISNTHIHMEVIAAKPTRPRNGRPTFFFHSTRFQCLNLKSRFSRQFLTRVSDSDGGGAADATPQQFKPSTDTKEIKSTSLGDGYVGLFIRMLGLDNDSLDREEAIVALWKYSLGGKKYVEAIMQFPGCINLIVNLLRSESSSACEAAAGLLRSISLVNLYRDVVAQSGAIEEITGLLNRPSLNPEVKEQAICTLWNLSVDEKFRVKIANSDVLPLLVKSVDDEDVKVKEAAGGLLANLSLSHFSHSIMVEAGVIPKLAKLLRTDVEGSKVIRKEARNALLELCKDEYYRILVVEEGLVPVPIIGSAAYKSFRPGLYSWPSLPDGVEIEQTYKTPSRFGASELLLGLHVDEKKANIEEAKMNAIVGRTQQQFLARIGAIELEDDKKQSELTTGKQLTLLPWTDGVARLVLILGLEDESAIARAAEAIADASINEHIRIAFREAGAVKLLVHLLDSKNNAVVLAAVRALERLSVSNVVCQLIEAEGVRDPLVNLLKQPQISDILMEKALDILARISDPNKEMKSKFYDGPRNGSKKGSDAARGPYGSTGMTGDIANMSMSKTNTSENVLDSGVIARLVETLKTPTPSLQTKAASILEFYAVIDPSMDTIISAGIESGLDVVFQQKILEADTESEVYNQQPEKYALEVEEAGHAISAASRLFTKLLDSKKFCQKIDSVHFTKLLGDILKSNIPLHNKDWVAACLVKLGSLSGPRLDFEDPINMEVTLHETIPRLMEQLKTSFFLEEKEAAVVELNRIISEGVVDSTRAIASQGGIFPLVELIEQGSESAVEACLAILYNLSMDSENHPAIIAAGAVPVLRRIVLSQRPQWNRALHLLRTLPT; encoded by the exons ATGTTGGCCTCGGCAGCCCAACCGTCGTTAACGGTGAAGCAGCCTTGTCTCCTCCAATCCTCACTCTCCATCTCAAACACCCATATCCACATGGAAGTCATTGCAGCTAAACCCACCAGACCCAGAAACGGAAGGCCAACATTCTTCTTCCATTCAACCCGTTTCCAATGCCTCAACCTCAAATCACGCTTTTCCCGCCAATTCCTCACAAGGGTCAGTGATAGCGACGGCGGCGGTGCGGCGGATGCCACCCCACAACAGTTTAAACCATCCACC GACACTAAAGAGATAAAGAGTACTTCTCTGGGTGATGGGTATGTCGGCTTGTTTATTCGGATGCTCGGGCTGGATAATGATTCCCTTGATAGAGAGGAGGCAATAGTGGCACTCTGGAAATACTCACTTGGAGGAAAGAAGTATGTCGAAGCCATTATGCAGTTTCCTGGCTGCATAAACCTCATTGTAAACTTGCTGAGATCGGAGTCCAGTTCTGCGTGTGAAGCTGCTGCTGGCCTTTTAAGGTCGATATCCCTTGTTAATTTGTATAGAGATGTGGTAGCACAGAGTGGAGCAATTGAAGAGATAACCGGGTTGCTAAATCGACCGTCTTTGAATCCTGAG GTGAAGGAACAAGCTATATGTACTTTGTGGAACTTGTCTGTGGATGAGAAGTTCAGAGTGAAAATTGCAAACAGTGATGTCTTGCCGTTACTTGTTAAGTCCGTGGATGATGAGGACGTAAAGGTGAAGGAAGCAGCCGGAGGGTTGTTGGCAAATTTGTCATTAAGTCACTTTAGTCACAGCATTATGGTTGAAGCAGGTGTTATACCAAAATTG GCAAAGCTCTTAAGAACTGACGTTGAAGGATCTAAAGTAATTAGAAAGGAGGCAAGAAATGCTTTGTTAGAACTATGTAAGGATGAGTACTACAGAATTCTTGTTGTGGAGGAAGGTCTGGTTCCCGTCCCCATCATTGGTTCAGCTGCTTATAAGTCCTTCAGGCCGGGTTTGTATTCATGGCCTAGTTTACCAGATGGTGTGGAGATTGAACAGACTTATAAAACTCCGTCCAGGTTTGGTGCTTCTGAATTACTCCTTGGGTTACATGTTGATGAAAAAAAGGCAAATATAGAGGAAGCCAAGATGAATGCGATTGTTGGACGGACACAGCAACAGTTTCTTGCTCGTATTGGGGCCATTGAACTGGAAGATGATAAAAAACAGTCTGAATTAACCACCGGTAAACAACTCACACTTTTGCCATGGACAGATGGTGTGGCTAGATTGGTTTTGATTCTTGGACTTGAAGACGAGTCTGCAATAGCAAGAGCTGCAGAGGCAATTGCTGATGCATCTATCAATGAACATATACGGATAGCATTCAGAGAAGCTGGGGCAGTTAAGCTTTTAGTACATCTTCTAGACAGTAAGAATAATGCCGTCGTACTGGCGGCAGTTCGAGCACTAGAGAGGTTGTCTGTCAG CAATGTTGTTTGCCAGTTAATTGAAGCTGAGGGTGTTAGAGATCCTTTGGTTAATCTTTTAAAGCAGCCACAGATCTCTGACATCTTGATGGAAAAG GCGTTGGATATTCTTGCCCGGATCTCAGATCCTAATAAAGAAATGAAGTCAAAG TTTTATGATGGACCACGAAATGGATCAAAAAAGGGATCGGATGCAGCTAGGGGTCCTTATGGTTCCACGGGAATGACTGGAGATATAGCTAATATGTCCATGTCAAAAACTAATACCAG CGAAAATGTGCTTGACTCTGGGGTTATTGCTCGCCTTGTTGAGACATTAAAGACCCCAACCCCAAGTTTGCAAACAAAAGCTGCTTCTATCCTCGAGTTCTACGCAGTTATTGACCCAAGCATGGACACCATCATTTCAGCGGGTATTGAATCTGGTTTAGATGTTGTTTTCCAGCAAAAGATTCTTGAAG CAGACACGGAATCAGAAGTATATAATCAACAGCCAGAAAAATATGCCCTTGAAGTTGAAGAAGCTGGTCATGCTATATCAGCAGCATCCCGGTTATTTACAAAACTGCTCGACTCTAAGAAGTTCTGCCAAAAAATAGATTCCGTGCATTTCACCAAATTGCTCGGTGATATCCTGAAGTCTAATATCCCCCTTCACAACAAAGATTGGGTTGCTGCTTGTTTGGTGAAACTTGGTTCTCTTTCTGGTCCCAGACTAGATTTTGAGGACCCAATCAACATGGAAGTAACTCTCCACGAGACCATTCCGAGACTCATGGAGCAGTTAAAAACCTCATTCTTTCTAGAAGAAAAGGAAGCTGCAGTTGTGGAACTCAACAGAATAATCTCTGAAGGGGTGGTTGATTCCACTCGAGCCATTGCTTCCCAAGGAGGTATATTTCCGTTGGTCGAACTGATTGAACAAGGGAGTGAGAGTGCCGTTGAAGCATGCTTGGCGATACTTTATAATCTGAGCATGGACAGTGAGAACCATCCGGCAATTATAGCTGCTGGAGCAGTTCCCGTTTTGAGGAGAATTGTCCTATCACAAAGACCACAGTGGAATCGGGCACTTCATTTGCTGAGGACTCTACCTACATAA
- the LOC137731057 gene encoding uncharacterized protein isoform X2 — MLASAAQPSLTVKQPCLLQSSLSISNTHIHMEVIAAKPTRPRNGRPTFFFHSTRFQCLNLKSRFSRQFLTRVSDSDGGGAADATPQQFKPSTDTKEIKSTSLGDGYVGLFIRMLGLDNDSLDREEAIVALWKYSLGGKKYVEAIMQFPGCINLIVNLLRSESSSACEAAAGLLRSISLVNLYRDVVAQSGAIEEITGLLNRPSLNPEVKEQAICTLWNLSVDEKFRVKIANSDVLPLLVKSVDDEDVKVKEAAGGLLANLSLSHFSHSIMVEAGVIPKLAKLLRTDVEGSKVIRKEARNALLELCKDEYYRILVVEEGLVPVPIIGSAAYKSFRPGLYSWPSLPDGVEIEQTYKTPSRFGASELLLGLHVDEKKANIEEAKMNAIVGRTQQQFLARIGAIELEDDKKQSELTTGKQLTLLPWTDGVARLVLILGLEDESAIARAAEAIADASINEHIRIAFREAGAVKLLVHLLDSKNNAVVLAAVRALERLSVSNVVCQLIEAEGVRDPLVNLLKQPQISDILMEKALDILARISDPNKEMKSKFYDGPRNGSKKGSDAARGPYGSTGMTGDIANMSMSKTNTSENVLDSGVIARLVETLKTPTPSLQTKAASILEFYAVIDPSMDTIISAGIESGLDVVFQQKILEDTESEVYNQQPEKYALEVEEAGHAISAASRLFTKLLDSKKFCQKIDSVHFTKLLGDILKSNIPLHNKDWVAACLVKLGSLSGPRLDFEDPINMEVTLHETIPRLMEQLKTSFFLEEKEAAVVELNRIISEGVVDSTRAIASQGGIFPLVELIEQGSESAVEACLAILYNLSMDSENHPAIIAAGAVPVLRRIVLSQRPQWNRALHLLRTLPT, encoded by the exons ATGTTGGCCTCGGCAGCCCAACCGTCGTTAACGGTGAAGCAGCCTTGTCTCCTCCAATCCTCACTCTCCATCTCAAACACCCATATCCACATGGAAGTCATTGCAGCTAAACCCACCAGACCCAGAAACGGAAGGCCAACATTCTTCTTCCATTCAACCCGTTTCCAATGCCTCAACCTCAAATCACGCTTTTCCCGCCAATTCCTCACAAGGGTCAGTGATAGCGACGGCGGCGGTGCGGCGGATGCCACCCCACAACAGTTTAAACCATCCACC GACACTAAAGAGATAAAGAGTACTTCTCTGGGTGATGGGTATGTCGGCTTGTTTATTCGGATGCTCGGGCTGGATAATGATTCCCTTGATAGAGAGGAGGCAATAGTGGCACTCTGGAAATACTCACTTGGAGGAAAGAAGTATGTCGAAGCCATTATGCAGTTTCCTGGCTGCATAAACCTCATTGTAAACTTGCTGAGATCGGAGTCCAGTTCTGCGTGTGAAGCTGCTGCTGGCCTTTTAAGGTCGATATCCCTTGTTAATTTGTATAGAGATGTGGTAGCACAGAGTGGAGCAATTGAAGAGATAACCGGGTTGCTAAATCGACCGTCTTTGAATCCTGAG GTGAAGGAACAAGCTATATGTACTTTGTGGAACTTGTCTGTGGATGAGAAGTTCAGAGTGAAAATTGCAAACAGTGATGTCTTGCCGTTACTTGTTAAGTCCGTGGATGATGAGGACGTAAAGGTGAAGGAAGCAGCCGGAGGGTTGTTGGCAAATTTGTCATTAAGTCACTTTAGTCACAGCATTATGGTTGAAGCAGGTGTTATACCAAAATTG GCAAAGCTCTTAAGAACTGACGTTGAAGGATCTAAAGTAATTAGAAAGGAGGCAAGAAATGCTTTGTTAGAACTATGTAAGGATGAGTACTACAGAATTCTTGTTGTGGAGGAAGGTCTGGTTCCCGTCCCCATCATTGGTTCAGCTGCTTATAAGTCCTTCAGGCCGGGTTTGTATTCATGGCCTAGTTTACCAGATGGTGTGGAGATTGAACAGACTTATAAAACTCCGTCCAGGTTTGGTGCTTCTGAATTACTCCTTGGGTTACATGTTGATGAAAAAAAGGCAAATATAGAGGAAGCCAAGATGAATGCGATTGTTGGACGGACACAGCAACAGTTTCTTGCTCGTATTGGGGCCATTGAACTGGAAGATGATAAAAAACAGTCTGAATTAACCACCGGTAAACAACTCACACTTTTGCCATGGACAGATGGTGTGGCTAGATTGGTTTTGATTCTTGGACTTGAAGACGAGTCTGCAATAGCAAGAGCTGCAGAGGCAATTGCTGATGCATCTATCAATGAACATATACGGATAGCATTCAGAGAAGCTGGGGCAGTTAAGCTTTTAGTACATCTTCTAGACAGTAAGAATAATGCCGTCGTACTGGCGGCAGTTCGAGCACTAGAGAGGTTGTCTGTCAG CAATGTTGTTTGCCAGTTAATTGAAGCTGAGGGTGTTAGAGATCCTTTGGTTAATCTTTTAAAGCAGCCACAGATCTCTGACATCTTGATGGAAAAG GCGTTGGATATTCTTGCCCGGATCTCAGATCCTAATAAAGAAATGAAGTCAAAG TTTTATGATGGACCACGAAATGGATCAAAAAAGGGATCGGATGCAGCTAGGGGTCCTTATGGTTCCACGGGAATGACTGGAGATATAGCTAATATGTCCATGTCAAAAACTAATACCAG CGAAAATGTGCTTGACTCTGGGGTTATTGCTCGCCTTGTTGAGACATTAAAGACCCCAACCCCAAGTTTGCAAACAAAAGCTGCTTCTATCCTCGAGTTCTACGCAGTTATTGACCCAAGCATGGACACCATCATTTCAGCGGGTATTGAATCTGGTTTAGATGTTGTTTTCCAGCAAAAGATTCTTGAAG ACACGGAATCAGAAGTATATAATCAACAGCCAGAAAAATATGCCCTTGAAGTTGAAGAAGCTGGTCATGCTATATCAGCAGCATCCCGGTTATTTACAAAACTGCTCGACTCTAAGAAGTTCTGCCAAAAAATAGATTCCGTGCATTTCACCAAATTGCTCGGTGATATCCTGAAGTCTAATATCCCCCTTCACAACAAAGATTGGGTTGCTGCTTGTTTGGTGAAACTTGGTTCTCTTTCTGGTCCCAGACTAGATTTTGAGGACCCAATCAACATGGAAGTAACTCTCCACGAGACCATTCCGAGACTCATGGAGCAGTTAAAAACCTCATTCTTTCTAGAAGAAAAGGAAGCTGCAGTTGTGGAACTCAACAGAATAATCTCTGAAGGGGTGGTTGATTCCACTCGAGCCATTGCTTCCCAAGGAGGTATATTTCCGTTGGTCGAACTGATTGAACAAGGGAGTGAGAGTGCCGTTGAAGCATGCTTGGCGATACTTTATAATCTGAGCATGGACAGTGAGAACCATCCGGCAATTATAGCTGCTGGAGCAGTTCCCGTTTTGAGGAGAATTGTCCTATCACAAAGACCACAGTGGAATCGGGCACTTCATTTGCTGAGGACTCTACCTACATAA
- the LOC137731223 gene encoding NAD(P)H-quinone oxidoreductase subunit L, chloroplastic isoform X1 — MSCSFSFQIPQALPSLGRSRRSSSLPIASQHRQPNNVDPQKTVGSIRQNPIDCFHLKKSNLAIQVGAVLATQIEQPAFAVTGINYEEDLTWVLIQSGVVAFWYFLIMPPIIMNWLRIRWYKRNLLEMYFQFMFVFLFFPGVILWAPFLNFRKFPRDPSMKYPWSKPDDPDQIKAGFLKYPFAEPEDYS, encoded by the exons ATGAGCTGCTCATTCAGCTTCCAAATCCCCCAGGCGCTGCCTTCTCTCGGCCGTTCCCGGCGTTCTTCTTCTCTCCCAATCGCCTCTCAACACAGACAGCCCAACAATGTCGATCCTCAAAAG ACAGTCGGAAGCATCCGTCAAAACCCAATTGACTGTTTCCACCTGAAGAAATCGAACTTGGCAATTCAAGTTGGAGCAGTTTTGGCCACC CAGATTGAGCAGCCTGCATTTGCCGTCACCGGAATCAACTACGAGGAAGATTTGACATGGGTTTTAATACAGTCCGGAGTTGTTGCCTTCTGGTACTTCCTTATCATGCCA CCAATCATCATGAACTGGCTTCGGATTAGGTGGTACAAGAGAAATCTTCTAGAGATGTACTTTCAGTTCATGTTTGTCTTCTTGTTCTTTCCTGG AGTAATACTTTGGGCACCATTTCTGAACTTCAGGAAGTTCCCACGAGATCCATCCATGAAGTACCCTTGGTCGAAGCCAGACGATCCTGACCAAATAAAAGCTGGGTTTCTAAAGTACCCATTTGCAGAACCTGAAGATTACTCGTAG
- the LOC137731223 gene encoding NAD(P)H-quinone oxidoreductase subunit L, chloroplastic isoform X2, producing MSCSFSFQIPQALPSLGRSRRSSSLPIASQHRQPNNVDPQKTVGSIRQNPIDCFHLKKSNLAIQVGAVLATIEQPAFAVTGINYEEDLTWVLIQSGVVAFWYFLIMPPIIMNWLRIRWYKRNLLEMYFQFMFVFLFFPGVILWAPFLNFRKFPRDPSMKYPWSKPDDPDQIKAGFLKYPFAEPEDYS from the exons ATGAGCTGCTCATTCAGCTTCCAAATCCCCCAGGCGCTGCCTTCTCTCGGCCGTTCCCGGCGTTCTTCTTCTCTCCCAATCGCCTCTCAACACAGACAGCCCAACAATGTCGATCCTCAAAAG ACAGTCGGAAGCATCCGTCAAAACCCAATTGACTGTTTCCACCTGAAGAAATCGAACTTGGCAATTCAAGTTGGAGCAGTTTTGGCCACC ATTGAGCAGCCTGCATTTGCCGTCACCGGAATCAACTACGAGGAAGATTTGACATGGGTTTTAATACAGTCCGGAGTTGTTGCCTTCTGGTACTTCCTTATCATGCCA CCAATCATCATGAACTGGCTTCGGATTAGGTGGTACAAGAGAAATCTTCTAGAGATGTACTTTCAGTTCATGTTTGTCTTCTTGTTCTTTCCTGG AGTAATACTTTGGGCACCATTTCTGAACTTCAGGAAGTTCCCACGAGATCCATCCATGAAGTACCCTTGGTCGAAGCCAGACGATCCTGACCAAATAAAAGCTGGGTTTCTAAAGTACCCATTTGCAGAACCTGAAGATTACTCGTAG
- the LOC137731222 gene encoding uncharacterized protein translates to MEGNHAAAFESIANGDHLDAASTAANDYNNTHHTHANNDHGWQKVTAKRPRKKKESNAEVINNQNKLVPGIASANGNGVFRSLEKQSEDRRRRILEAQRANVDLDDVAPARSKLRSDDEDGDNSDDEAAAQNVKAEEAKKSKPKKPKKPKVTLAEAAAKIDEANDLAAFLIDISASYESKEDIQLMRFADYFGRAFSAVSASQFPWVKMFKESSVAKLADIPLSHISEDVYKTSIDWINQRSVEALGSFILWSLDSILADLASQVSGTKGKKAVQNVSSKSQVAIFVVVAMVLRRKPDVLISILPTLRENSKYQGQDKLPVIIWMIVQASQGDLAVGLHAWARNVLPLVCGKSSNPQSRDLVLQLVERILSMPKARTILVNSAVRKGERLVPPSALEILMGVTFPAHSARVKATERFEAIYPTLKAVALAGAPGSKAMKQVSQQIMSFAVKAAGESIPELSNEATGIFIWCLTQHADCFKQWDKVYEENLEVSVAVLKKLSNQWKEHSANLSPLDPMREALKSFMRKNKKALAGEAEDVHREKLSKEADKYCKTLLAKLSQGSGFKKTLAVAVVALAVGAAVMSPNMESWELELKKLTATISSFFE, encoded by the exons ATGGAAGGAAATCACGCTGCAGCTTTCGAATCAATTGCCAACGGGGACCACCTCGACGCCGCATCCACCGCCGCAAACGACTACAACAATACCCATCACACCCACGCCAACAACGACCACGGCTGGCAGAAGGTCACCGCGAAGCGcccgaggaagaagaaggaatcgAACGCCGAAGTAATCAACAATCAGAACAAGCTCGTCCCCGGCATCGCGAGCGCCAACGGAAACGGCGTTTTCCGGTCACTGGAGAAACAATCGGAGGACCGGCGCCGGCGGATTCTCGAAGCTCAGAGGGCCAATGTCGACCTCGACGATGTTGCTCCGGCGAGATCGAAGCTCAGGTCCGACGACGAGGATGGGGATAATAGCGATGATGAAGCTGCGGCGCAGAACGTGAAGGCCGAGGAGGCGAAGAAATCCAAGCCTAAGAAGCCGAAGAAGCCTAAGGTCACACTGGCCGAGGCGGCGGCTAAGATCGACGAGGCGAACGATCTCGCAGCATTCCTCATTGACATTTCG GCGTCGTACGAGTCGAAGGAGGACATACAGCTGATGCGTTTCGCGGACTATTTCGGCCGTGCATTCTCTGCGGTGTCTGCCTCTCAGTTTCCATGGGTGAAGATGTTCAAGGAGTCATCGGTGGCCAAGCTTGCCGAT ATCCCCCTTTCTCATATTTCTGAGGATGTTTATAAGACATCAATTGACTGGATCAACCAGCGTTCCGTTGAGGCCCTTGGGTCTTTTATATTATGGTCCTTAGACAGCATTCTTGCAGACCTAGCGAGCCAAGTTTCTGGCACAAAGGGCAAGAAGGCTGTGCAGAATGTGTCTTCAAAATCTCAG GTTGCGATATTTGTGGTTGTAGCAATGGTATTGCGAAGAAAACCCGATGTCTTGATTAGTATATTGCCAACACTGAGAGAAAATTCAAAGTATCAAGGACAAGATAAGCTTCCAGTAATTATATGGATGATAGTTCAG GCTAGTCAAGGGGACCTCGCCGTTGGGTTGCATGCATGGGCCCGCAATGTGTTGCCTCTAGTCTGTGGAAAAAGTAGTAATCCACAGTCCCGTGATCTTGTTTTGCAGTTAGTGGAGAG AATTCTGTCTATGCCCAAGGCTCGTACTATTTTAGTAAATAGTGCTGTTAGGAAGGGGGAGCGTTTGGTGCCACCTTCTGCATTAGAGATACTTATGGGAGTTACCTTTCCTGCACATTCAGCTAGAGTAAAG GCCACCGAAAGGTTCGAGGCTATATATCCAACCCTAAAAGCGGTCGCTCTAGCTGGCGCCCCTGGAAGCAAAGCAATGAAACAAGTTTCACAGCAGATAATGAGTTTTGCTGTCAAAGCTGCAGGAGAAA GTATACCTGAGCTATCCAATGAAGCAACTGGAATTTTCATTTGGTGTTTGACCCAACATGCTGATTGCTTCAAGCAGTGG GACAAGGTCTACGAGGAAAACTTAGAAGTGAGTGTCGCTGTTCTGAAGAAACTTTCTAACCAATGGAAGGAACATTCTGCAAACCTCTCTCCTCTTGATCCTATGAGGGAAGCTCTCAAAAGTTTTATGCGCAAG AATAAGAAGGCATTGGCTGGTGAGGCGGAGGATGTACACCGAGAAAAGCTTAGCAAGGAAGCAGACAAGTATTGTAAGACATTATTGGCAAAGCTATCACAGGGTAGCGGGTTCAAGAAGACTCTGGCCGTTGCTGTTGTAGCCTTGGCTGTTGGTGCTGCTGTCATGTCCCCGAACATGGAATCTTGGGAATTGGAGTTGAAGAAACTAACTGCGACCATCAGCTCTTTCTTTGAATGA
- the LOC137731694 gene encoding protein BCCIP homolog yields MPRKPARHCRYQPLTFSPFARHIAHVASSFMDNHRRHGADLPENTPPNSTGNGWIKKPSEIKKERSTSSDEEEFDGTVQADFAFFDPKPDDFHGVKTLLQTYLDDKEWDLSGCADLILEQTTVGTVVKIEDDEDNGIFALATALNLERYKGCKCITDVKEFLLKVCQEKDVKDDLRSLLGKEAKSVGLLVSQRVTNLPPQLLPPLYDALFDEVSWATEDEPTEELQNFFRFNVYIIVSKVYKLRTAHQKKGVIVSEEAIIYIKPEDEIFHELSTWSFEFPLHTEQPTLELRNYQQMGLVMAVKADQIPTFRQQIKSLVDES; encoded by the exons ATGCCTCGGAAGCCAGCAAGGCATTGCAGGTATCAGCCTCTGACATTTTCCCCATTTGCTCGTCACATTGCTCATGTTGCCTCCAGCTTCATGGACAACCACCGAAGGCACGGCGCAGACCTCCCTGAAAATACACCACCTAATTCCACAG GTAATGGTTGGATAAAGAAACCTTCGGAAATCAAGAAAGAACGGTCCACATCTTCTGATGAAGAAGAGTTTGAT GGAACTGTCCAAGCAGATTTTGCTTTCTTTGATCCAAAACCTGACGACTTTCATGGAGTGAAGACGTTGCTTCAGACATACCTTGATGATAAAGAATGGGATTTGAGTGGTTGTGCAGACTTAATATTGGAACAGACCACTGTAGGAACTGTTGTTAAAATAGAGGATGATGAAGATAATGGAATTTTCGCTCTTGCTACTGCCCTTAACTTGGAAAGATACAAG GGCTGTAAATGTATTACGGATGTTAAGGAGTTTCTCCTTAAAGTATGTCAAGAGAAGGATGTGAAAGATGACCTGAGATCACTTTTGGGGAAGGAAGCAAAGAGTGTGGGTCTTTTGGTCTCTCAACGGGTGACAAATTTACCTCCGCAGCTCTTGCCACCTCTTTATGATGCGCTCTTTGATGAAGTCTCTTGGGCTACAGAAGATGAG CCAACAGAGGAGCTCCAGAATTTCTTTCGTTTTAATGTTTACATAATAGTCAGTAAAGTCTACAAG CTAAGAACTGCACACCAGAAAAAGGGCGTGATTGTCAGTGAAGAggcaataatatatataaagccaGAAGATGAAATTTTTCACGAG CTGAGCACCTGGTCCTTCGAGTTTCCTTTGCACACTGAGCAGCCAACTCTTGAG CTAAGAAACTATCAGCAAATGGGACTAGTCATGGCTGTTAAAGCAGACCAGATCCCAACGTTCCGACAACAGATAAAATCTCTAGTAGATGAATCATGA